In Malaclemys terrapin pileata isolate rMalTer1 chromosome 10, rMalTer1.hap1, whole genome shotgun sequence, the DNA window AGCTGAGAGTCAAATGTGGCCCTATTGTGTTTACAAAACTCATTTTGTGTAATTCAATCCAAGGCAGTTCATTTAGTTAAACATGCTGTCTGGTGACATTCATTTTAATTGTGAAATCTTTATTACATATTTGATTAATCTTgtctcccttttatttctttttataaagTGTGCTTATGTGTGCTCACATTCTCTCCctcatacattaaaaacaaagaatttaAACTAATACTGAGCATCTAACTATCGCTCTGTGTTTGACATATAAGATCACCCCCATACAGATCAACACTGGGGGACAGATGTCAGCAATCTTTAAACAGACCTCCCCATGTACTTCAAtggggagttctgcttaaaaactgaTGGTACAATATAGTACTGTGGGAATACCCCAGTGCTGATACCACAGCCATGgatattttcatttttacaatGTTAGAGGGAGATTTCTTCCATACTTTCGCAAACTCAGAGCTTCTGTTTCGGTTTGTTTTAGATTAAAACTGGTTTTAGTAGAAAAGTTATCCTTATGTTTATTAAGCATGGAGTAGCTGAACAAACTCTAGTGTACAGGGTTTTTAAAGAGTTTAAAGATCAGGGTTCCTTTTAAAGAGTTCAAGCAATTCAGGAAGAGGAAGGGTGAATAATTCTTACCCTTCTGAAATGAAATGAGACTGTCCTGATACCCGGCTCTCATAACATTACAATGTGTACTTAGTGTCAATGTACACATTTCTTGATTTTATTTGAAGTGCTGACTTCAGTATTTTCTTTATGCTGGAAATAATACGGATCGTTTATGTATATTCTCTATGAGTTAGGAAAAGTAGAGACTTGAAACATGCATCTCAGAGATATCTTTCAAGTTGCGGGACACCAAACCTTTCTGAACTCCTACACTATCCTCATCTTAGACTTATCATGGTAAGCTAACAATCTTTAATTAATATTATGGAGAAGGCATTACTCCCTCCATAATTTGTAAGAAATAAACTCCTTTTTTGAAATATACATTATAAATGTAACATAGTGCAATATTTGACACACAACGTGGAAAATTAGCCATATCTCTTATTAAACTGCAGATTTCAATGTTAATAATAGGGGCAAAACTCTAACAAAATCATGCTAAATGTGGAAAttgagaaaggaatattttaaaaggctattgcaaaaaaaaaaaaaaaaaaccttaccgGTACTTATATTTTCTGAAATTATTCTCTAGGTAAGGAAGGTAACAATTAATAAATTGGGCCCCAATCCTCCAAACACTGAACTACATACATAACTTTACTTACctgtgtagtcccactgaaatcaatgggtaaAGTATCTAAGTGTTCATAGATTTGAAGCCTTCATTTGGAAACACCACTAGAAATACATTTAGTTTTCAAAGTTCTTTGTGGCCTTGGTCCACCTTACCACTGGCCTATTAGCCACCTGCTCCCACCTCCCATTCTGATCTGTCTTGGCCTCATGGCTGTTCCCTTCTTACCATTCTCTGCTGGGGAAATCACTCTCTTATTTATGCTGACTCCACCATATAGAATTCTACAGTCCATTCTCTGTgtcacttccactttttaaaattcatcttAAAACCTTCCATTTTTCTCCAGCTTACTACTGGTTCCCTCTGTACTGTGTTTGTTTATTAAGGGTGCTGCGTAATAGTAGTCAAATGTGTTGTACTATATATCTGATGGAGCTTATTTTTGAGAGGTATAGCTTATGTGTTAACTTCTGTTGCATGCCCTATAACAAACTATTCATTAtttcattatattattattaagaaTTCAGCACATGTACTAAAATTCCTCAAACATAATTTTGGGCCATAAACAATTTTCTTCTAGACTAACAAGAGCCCAGGCATTTTAGCCATTTATAGCACATAAAATGATCATGTATGGTGTCTGAGATGTTTTCTTCATGCTTGGATTCTATTTTATTTAGAATTTAAAACATGAACAATTTATTTACTTTTGCTATTTCTCTCCCTTCAGAAAAGCTGGTAACCAGAAGAGAAGATACAAAAGTTAAGATCACTATGTGGCACTGTGAAGCTTTCAATAGTACCAAGAACAGCGAGAACCAGCATCTCTGCCATGACTTCCATCTGGTTCTTTTCATCTTTTCCCTACTCTACCTCATCATCTGTTTTCCAGTTGGCTTTTGTTACAATGCCCTGCTGGTCCTAGTTAATCTCTGTAACAAAGCAACTATGACAATGCCGGATGTTTACTTTGTCAATATTGCAATTGCTGGCCTCATCATCAGTGCGATGGCACCAATGTACCTTCTAGGACCTGCCAATACAAAATGGGCCATCTGGAATATTAACAATGAAGTTTATATTACATTACTCATTTTATTCAATGTTTCATCTTTAGTTATCATGTACTCTACTACATTGCTCAGCCTGGACTACTACATTGAACGTGCTTTACCAAGAACTTATATGTCAAGCGTGTACAACACAAAACACGTCTGTGGGTTCATCTGGGGAGGAGCTATGCTTACAAGTTTTTCATCTCTCTTATTCTACGTCTGCAATCATGTCTCCACTAAAATAATTGAATGTTCCAAGATGCAAAACAAAGAAGCAGCAGATGCCATTATGGTTTTTATTGGGTATGTCGTACCAGCTCTTGCTGTACTGTATGCATTTGTGTTAATTTTGCGAATACGTCATGAAGCTACACCACTGGACCAAGACACTGGAAGATTAGATCCTTCAATGCACAGGCTTTTGATTGCTACAGTCTGTACACAGTTTACATTATGGACACCCTACTATGTAACTCTTTTGGTAAACACATTTATTAATGTGCAAGGAAAACTTACAGATGAGAATTACATTCGAATATTACGTTTTATGAAGGGTTTATCAAAATTGTTGGCTTTCTCAAGTAGTTTTGTAATGCCTCTACTCTACCGATATATTAACAAAAACTTTCCCCACAAATTACGACGGCTGCTTAAAAGAATACACTGTGGAAATCAAGGATGTTCTCATGAACGCACAGTAGTTCAGCAAGTTATGACGTAGATGTGAAAGAATCTCATGGTCCTCAATTACTGCAGTACTTTGTATACTGTACTCAGTATGTGACAATGTTTTGTTGATTCTTAAAGATCGTTTATTTGGGAGCACCTAGCAAGGAGGCTTGAAAAGAGCTTCCACAGTTTAAACCTACAGATAGTAAAAATGGTTGCAAAAAATCTCTTAAGCGTCTATCTACATGTTATAATACCTGTGTTTTCCAGTATTTTCAATGCACTGAGTCAGTTAAAAAGCATAAGCTTTGTCTTCACAGTTCTAATAATCCTGTCTGAAGAAATCACTAAGGGGTTAAATGAAGCCTTGATTGAATACACAGCACTTTGTTATCTTATACAGGAAAAAGAAGCATTTTACTCCCATATAAAGGAACacaattgttttaattttaaaagtagagCTATTCTTGGTGGTGGTGAAGACAGCATCTTTTCAATGAAGATGATCTCTGTTAAAGATCAGACTGTTCAACTATGTAAGTTTTAATAGTGAAGTGTTAATTATAATTTACTTTAGTATTTAATTAATTtgcttcctctcccttccccaaagaaGGGAAGAGGAACCTAAAATGCAATTCTAAGAAAGGATATTCTCATGCAGACTTAGCTACATTTTAATATCTTTGACAAATCAAATTTTCCTAGATGTAACAATTAACAAACACGCATTTAAGTCTTCATTGCTCTCTGTGTATCATAAAAACATTTCAATgattcagaaatatttattaactattttaagGGAATGAAGAGACATTTGCTCTGCATATTAAAACGAAGGATACAATGGTTCATGAAGTTAGAGTGAAAGTAAAATGTACATGGTTGAAGAATGTTTGGCTAAGTGTTATGGTCCACAAAAGTTCATGTAAATAGAgtgaattattttaaacaaataaatatgtttcTAATGAACATTATGCATTTTTAAGAGATATGCTTGTGACAGTAATAAATTGAAGTCTCTTTAATCATGGGACATTGTTaaactttggggggagggggaaagctttCGATGTAGGTATTGTTTTAAAATGGGCGAGGACCTGGAGCCCTTTGTAAGTCTCATAAGTTACTAGGAAGAACAATATGTTGCTTCCTTTAAAATGTGTCAGGCTATGAGCAGTCTTTCTTAAGATAGGCTTAGGTATCACTATCTTACTTTTTAAGTACCAAAATTCAAGCACTTGAAGTGACAGGAAATGTAAAATGAtgcagaatgaaaagaaaaattctaTAGTTTCTAGTATTATTAAACATACATTTTTAGCTTCTAAATTTAACCAGTTGAAATTGCTTTGTTTACATAAGCAAgaataatttgtattttatttaatatagaaTAAGCCAAGTTATACATAAAAGAAATAAGGAAAATAATCCATAACAGGAGTaatatttaaaatagatatttattCATTCAAACCAGCACTAGTTATTTGCTAAATATTTCGTGGAACTCCTTGCAGCCTGACTCCAGAATGCACTGTATcaattgaattttttaaattcacaATAGTGATGAAGAAATTCAGTGCAGATTGCCAAATTTTACAGTTGAGAGAGTATTTGAAAAACAGAGATTCTGCAAACACAAACAGTGGAACCTCATTGACCTACACGAACAGGGGAATGCAAATTAGAGAGGTTTTGGGGCTAGGAAACGTTCAGGGAGAGCATCTGATCCAATGGTTAACTGTAAGTGCCCTCCCTTTGGGCAGACAGCAGAGAAGCCAGAAGATGAGCTGGTACTCTTCTATTGGCTTGTGGGGAACATGACATCATCTACACTGGCCCTGTCTCAACACAGTGGCAGAATTCCATTGGTTTAGAAGTTAAATtgcaaaactaaaatttcacattaGTGCGTATTTACAGTTTACCAAAGTGTAAGTTAGCAAGATTCTGCTGCAGaagaaataaggaaaaaaaataactttaaaacccTTTTAGTTAGTAATAGTACCATTTCACCATACACTCTGTCTCAGGTTTTTTGTCTGTTTCTGTATAGATTACAAACTATATGAACCAGGAAGAGTGAGCTCACAATCTATTTACCacttcttttccctcctccccttcagtACTATTCCATTCAATTCTCCACACACCTGTCTCTGCTTCTCCTCTCTGGATAGTAATTTATTCAGCTCTTCCATGAACATGTTGATTATCCTCTACTGTTCTTTTTGGTATCTTgttctatatttttaataattacttATTTTAATTAAGACTTTGCTCAAAATAATTTTACTCTTAATTCCCTGTATATTAAACCACTTGAAGGACTATTCAACTCAATCATATTGATCCTTTTCATAGGTTCAGTGTGTTGATTAGCTCACAAATCTCCCTCATACCAGCTGATGGGAATGACCTGACCTTTCCCTGTTACTGTGTCTGATTTACATTTCACCTAATTTTGAGCCAATACACCCCTTTCAGCCACATGATCATTCATGCTCTTCATATATCATGTGCCTTGAATCTCACTAAATATAATCTACTGTAATAAATAGAATACTGTAACAGTCATCTCTCAAATCTCTTTTCTGACCAGCATATCAGACAGCCGTTAAATTTTGCACACGTTCAGTATCTGCCTTTATGTTTTCCAGTACTATGGAGCCTCTCAGTGCCATAGTATCAAAAATCTtgcctttattttaaatgtaaaaatgaaaaggTAGATTTAAAAGTGAGCTCTTCACTACTTCATTAGCAGCTTCTTTATAGGATGGAAAGCGCCAATTAACAAGCATGAATCTCCTCCTCTAAATAATTTTTGCTATGTTGCCAAGTCTCTTCATGCTCTACTATCTCATCTTCTTGAAACTTATTTCTGAAGTGGAACTCGCTCAAATAATTTCTCTGAAAACACAGGCATAGGGACACAAATGCATCTTTCTTTTTGCCATAGCAACTGCATCCTCTCGCAGCTCCAGCTTAATTCAATATGAGATCCTCTTTCCCAAGAGCTTGCTGACTCTGTTCAATCAAGTGCTACTTGTCCTAAAGAGCTCAGACTAGTTGCTTCTAACTTTCTTTGCAGCATTTCTAAAGTCATTAAACTTTATTCCATTCATTTGCTGTAGAACTCTTTTAAACAACGGCACAATGTTATGGGCACAGAAAAAGATGGAGGCAATGTGGGGAACAAGGTGTGCCAGGACACAAGACTCTTGGTGGCTCTACCCTTGCGGTCCCATCCCTGGTTGGAGTAGTTGTGGCAGGGGGagcctcccttgcttcccagagACAGGAGAAGCAACAGACATGCACACACCCCCTCTCAAAAGTAGCAAGGCTGGCAGCAGAtgttccctctttttttttttttgaacagtgGGGACTAGTATTTAACCTAGCATCTGAGATGTATCAGCTTGGATGGGTAGGTGGATGTGTACACCAGGTCCACTGCACTTTCTGCTTCTGGTGGTGGGGCTTCCCAGAACAATAGGTTTTGGAGTTAACATCGCACTGAAATGAACAGAGCACCTCGTACCtctcagagctgttgtttcaggcgGTCTGCAGACTAAGGGATACTTCATGGCACCAGCTGCACTCAGTTTGTGAGGGCCTATTGTGCATGTGCTTTAACCTGGCTCTGTATGGGCATTTTTAGAAATCATCTGTTTCCTTGTCTACTCTGAGTACTTGTAACAATTGCAGGAGAGCCTTCTTTAATTCCCACCCACAAGTGAACAGATAATAAAACTTCTCTTATACCCATCTAGCAGAATAAACTCTCCTCTTCTTCTTACCAAAAGGAAATCCATTTCCTGAAGGGCAACATTAAACCCAGCATTTCTGTCCTGTAAAAGTTGTTACTGAAGTGCAGTCCAGCATCCAAGGAAACAATTTCTAGAAGGAAGGAAACTGGCTTTACCTGGTATGACTATAGAGTCACGCCAGACTGATTGCCTCTTTAAAACACACCTCCAGAATGTTATGCCTGGCTTAGAGATTTAACTGCATTgtcaattttaactctcactaTTTGCTTTCCTTGCTCACTTCTAATTTTATGTCCCCACATAATTAAGGTGACctgatgtcccatttttatagggacagtcccgttttttgg includes these proteins:
- the GPR146 gene encoding probable G-protein coupled receptor 146; amino-acid sequence: MWHCEAFNSTKNSENQHLCHDFHLVLFIFSLLYLIICFPVGFCYNALLVLVNLCNKATMTMPDVYFVNIAIAGLIISAMAPMYLLGPANTKWAIWNINNEVYITLLILFNVSSLVIMYSTTLLSLDYYIERALPRTYMSSVYNTKHVCGFIWGGAMLTSFSSLLFYVCNHVSTKIIECSKMQNKEAADAIMVFIGYVVPALAVLYAFVLILRIRHEATPLDQDTGRLDPSMHRLLIATVCTQFTLWTPYYVTLLVNTFINVQGKLTDENYIRILRFMKGLSKLLAFSSSFVMPLLYRYINKNFPHKLRRLLKRIHCGNQGCSHERTVVQQVMT